The Limnochordia bacterium genomic interval CAAAGGAGTGGGTATGCGCTGGAGTGAGGAAGGGTTCAACCATCTACTTCACCTACGTTTGGATTGGGTAAACGGAAGATTTGATGACCAACTCTTCTCCCCCCAATAACTAAATACGCCCCTGCGTGGATCAATGTCTCTGCGGGGGATGTCCGGGAGATCTTCAATGCCCGGGGTTCTGATGGTACCTGGATTTTCCATCCCGAAGTGCGAACCAACGGCAAGTATCGTTGGCTTGTGCGCACAAGCAACATGCAGACCGTTTTCGATATGCAGGTTGGAATGGTAGTTTGGGATGAGTGGGTTCATTTCGCAGCAGTATATAGTGCCACCGAGGGATACGGGGCTGTGTATATCAACGGTGAGGAGGTATTCAAACAGGTAGTAAGCAGGGGAATGTGTATGATGCAGGATTGGGATATGGGTGCTCGAATAGGGCTTACCATTGATGATGCAAGACCCTTCGGAGGGCTAATGGACGACTTCATCATTTGGAACAAGGCACTGTCCTCCGATGAGATAAAGTCTGTGATGAAAAATGGAATATGAATGATTTGGTAGAAAACAGGTATTGAGACCAGCTAGCGTAGAATGTTCTGTTGGTGGAGCTTCGTAAGGCTCACTAGCATGGACAAATTGGTCGATAACGGCCAAAATATAGAGCAAGAAAGGACAGTACTCATCTGTCGGAGATTACGGTTATCATAGGTTGTTCGCATATTCTCAAGTATTACGCTGTTTATAAGAAATGCAGTATTGGGCGAGCCCCGAATGTAGTACTGTACTGTTCGGTAATGGGATTTACACGAAGGACAATGCGTCGTAGTCATTCTATACGGAAACAATAAAGCTCAATAAGCGTAGTACTAGGGTATCAATATGTTGTTGAAAGGAGCCCTTTCATGTAGGGTGCCTTTCCGGGATATAACTACGAAAGAAGGAACTACTAATATATCAGGATCTAAAAGAAAATGGAGAACGGTTCAAAGCCGTATGGTGGAGTCTTAAAAATGAGGAGGAGATTCTTTTATGCACTCACGACGAACGATCTGCTTTGTACTTGTACTTGTTCTAGCAATGATAGCGGGAACTGTTTATTCACAAGAGCCGATAGTGCTAGAGCATATGGTGTGGCAATTCATGTTCGGAGAAGACATCGAATTTCTAGAAGAGCTTGCTGATGAGTTTATGGCGTTGAACCCAGACATTGAGATCAGGCTCGAAATTCAACGAAATGTTGTTGATGCCTTAACGGTTAGAACGGCTGCCGGAATTCCCCCTGATGTCATAGCTATCTCATCTTTCGATGCCTTGCAGTTTGCCCTTAAGGGTATCCTTCTCGATCTTACTGAACTGATGGAAAACGATCCTGATTTTCATGAGGATGCCTTTATTCCAGGTATGTTGCAGTCGTATACATACGAAGGTGAGTCGGTTTTGCGCTATGGAATGCCGTACCAAGTCCTAACCTGGACGGCTAGCTATAACAAGAGTCACTTTGATGAAGCTGCCATACCATATCCCGAAGAAGGTCCGAAATGGACGTGGGAGACAGCTCGTGAGTTAGGACGAAAGTTAACACAAAGGACACCGGAAGGGTCTACGAAGCAGTATGGACTAGTAATAGATGGTAGTAAGCGCGTTGACTGGGCGTATTGGATGGCCCTTACTCATCAGGCGGGTGGTGGCATCTTCGACAAGATTGTTGGTCCTAGTTCATCAAACTTCCAGTCCCAGGCAGCCCGTGATGCAATAGATTACCTTATGTCGCTCTATGACGAAGGAGTTGCTCCCCTGTGGGTTAGTGAACCGGGCAACATAGGTATTTCCTATAATAATGTTTCTATTTCCCTCCACGACATACCGTCGACAATAGATAACTATAAGATTACTCTAGGCAAATCTGCAAGTGTTGGACATATTCGGCAACCTATGGGTCCGGTTCAAGATGGATGGTTTTCTGATGGACAGGGGTTCGCAATTCATTCGCAAAGCAAGAATATGGACGCGGCTTGGGAATGGGTTAAGTTCCTTACACTTCGAAAGGAAAGTGGGGAAAAGCTTGTTGATGATCGTTCGCGTATCAATGCCCTGCGTGAGAATCTCACTTATTATGCAGAACACTCGGATCTCTTTACAATCCAGGCTGTTTTGGATGCAGTAAGTAATCCCAATAATGTTCCACGTTTTGTGGTTACGGATCCCCGATTCTGGTCACAGGTTGTTAATATACAAATGCAGCACGTAGCAACAAAACAGACCGGGTTAGAAGCGGCACTAGCAGAAATTGATCGTCTGTCGGGTGGTTTCTTGGCTCACTAGTGCGTTTGTGTATAAAGGCTCAGTAGTTCGGCACTAGTGCTACTGGGCCTTCTATTTGGAGGTGAGTTTCGATTGCAGTGGATTAGCGAGGTGACCTATCAAGACCCTTCGACGAAAACATACTTGGGTAGTCCTAGTTTGGTTAGAACACCTAGTGGTCATATCTTGGCGACACACGACTACTTTGGTCCTGGATCCCCGCGGAACCATGAAGGGGAGGAGTGTCTAACGACTGTATATCGGTCTGAAGATGATGGTAAGACTTGGAACCAGATAACTCATATTGTAGGAGCGTTTTGGAGTAGCCTTTTTGTTCACAAAGACATGGTTTACCTGTTGGGGACTTCTGCGCATAATGGGCATATTGTGATCCGTCGTTCGAGTGATGAAGGAAATACATGGACGCATCCCTCTGACTCAAAGTCAGGACTGCTTTTTCGTGGTGGGCCAGGGCAAATTGGTCCGAACTACCACTGCGCACCGACTCCGGTTGTCAATATTCATGGTAGGTTATATCGAGCGTTTGAGAATATAGATCCCCCGGTGTTTGCATCGGGTTTTCGGTCTTTTGTGATTTCGTGTGATGCTGGAGCGGATCTACTTGATTCTGGCAATTGGCGTAAGAGCAACGAGTTAGTATATGACCAAGATGCGGATCCGGAAGATTGGGGAGGCTCTGCCGGGGCGGGTTGGCTCGAAGGCAATATTGTTGAGACACCTTCTGGTGAGATATGGAACATCCTTAGAACACGGACAACACCGGTCGTTGATCGCGCTACTATTATTCGTGTCGACGAAGGTGGACTTCGGGTTTCATGTAGTCCTTTTGATTACATCGAATTTCCAGGTGGCAAAACCAAGTTCACCATACGGCATGATTCTACGACAGGCAGATACTGGACCTTATCGAATCCGTGTGTTAATCCTGTTTATCATTTCCAGAGAAATGTGCTTGCCTTGTTTTATTCTAATGATTTACGGCGATGGCATTACGTAAAGACGTTAATGGATGATGATAATGGTCTGTCCGAACCAGATGCGGCACAAAAAATAGGTTATCAGTATGTTGACTGGCAATTCGACGGAGACGACATCATTTACCTAGTTCGTACTGCATATGGAGGTGCACACAATTTTCATGACTCCAATCGAATTACATTCGGCAGGGTTAATGACTTCAGAGACCTCCCCTCATGATCTCGAATGATACGCTATGCTAAAAAGAAGGAGTAGATTCATGATACCGAAATGGTCTTCTAGATACGTCGTACAGCTTACGCTTGGGGTAATACTTGGTTTTCTTTTAGCTATGTCTTGTGTTTTGGTAGTTGCCGAAGGAGGAGAGCAATCGATTTTCACGATTATCGCAACGACAACCAACACAAAAGGAGCTTTCAGTAACGCACCAGTGCAGTTGAATCTATCATTTCCTGAAATATTAAGGGCGCTTGGGGTTGAAGGAAAAGTTGATCCTCGGTCTATTCGTGTCCAACAAGATGGTTTTGATGTTCCTTTTCGATTAAGTGATTCTATACTTTCTACAGGCGAAGGAACGGTATCTTGGAGGAAAAACATTAATGGCGAGGAGGATTTTGCAATTCTTTTTGCGCTGGAAGAGGAAGGAGTAGACTATGATTACCCGAAGCACATTCCTCTCATTGGCAACGGTGATTATTTTACGTATGGTCTTCGGGGCACTGTGGGGGACTTTGTTGGTTGGTTAGCTCATAGAGTGGACATCGTCGACTGGTATGGAACAGGCGAAAACCTCATTCTAGTCTCTGGTCATGAAGGGACTCATCAAGCTGCCGCTTCTCTCTTTCGGCTTGAAGGATTTACGTCGGAAGGGTCACCGATAATCCGTCAAGTTTTACCTATTCCGATTCAGGAAAGTATCGTTGTAGCAGACTTTCGGGAGAATGGTTTGTTTGATCTTCTGGCATTTTCCACCTCCCATTCTAATATCATTTGGCATCAGAACATTGGAGCCCCTGGAGCTCCGGAGTTTCTGCAATCGGAACTGCTCACAGCGGGTGGGACTGTCTATAGTCCTGGCCGTGGAAATGCTATCCGTGGTATCGAGGTTGTTGACTGGACAGGAGATGGTCGTAAGGATCTCCTTATTGGGACAAGCGAAGCGTCGGGAACCTACGGTGCCATTTACCTGTTGGAGAACATCGGATCATCGGAGCAACCCAAATTTGCGGCACCAAGGGTCCTTCAAGCCGAAGGTGAATTGATTAGGATTGATCGTGGGTTTGTACGCCCCGCTGCATACGACTCGGATGTAGACGGTGTTTATCATCTTATTACGGGAAATCGTTTGGGCGACCTTCTTTTTATTAGGAACGTCGGCGAGAAAGGCGACCCACGGTTATTACCGCCTGTAAACGTTTTTGATGCCGACGGTGAATCCATGCGCTTGCCATACCAAATGCACTATGTGGTTGTTCACGACCTTGATGGCGATGGTTTGCAGGATTTGCTTATCGCCCCGGATGAACCATTTCTATTGTATGCCAAAAACACAGGAAGGACGAAGGATGGCATACCAGTGTTCGATGACCCGGTGCCTTTCCAGCAGGTTGATCCGGCGCTAAGCCCTGGTTCCCTGGCGGTACCACAGTTTGTATCGCTACTTGACGGAGAGGGTCCTTCCATCGTAGCCGGAGCTAGCCCGGGATATGTTCACCTGTTTAGGAACCAAGGACAGGGGTTGCTACCGGAATTTGATCAGGGGAAGCGTTTGCAAATTAAAGGAGAAACGGTGCGCATTCAGGCAGGTCCAACAGGTTCATTACTAGGTCCAAGTGAGGCAAATTGGGGTTATACTGCACCCTTAGTAACAGATTGGACTCATAATGGACAGCTAGACATTGTTCTAGGTAGTATCCTCACCAACTATCGTGTATTTGCCGATTTGATCTTTGAACCTGTTTTTGAGGCAACGGCTCAGAAATTTGTCCTAAACGAGTACGGGGGGCCTTTCCGTACCGTTCATCGGGTAAGACCAGCGGCTGTTGACCTTGACGGAAACGGTCTCAATGGTTTTCTTGGTCTTGACCCGGGGGGATTCCTGTCATATTGGGATCGCCAAGATGATCCATTTCGGGTGGGACCGGCGAGACGATTAGAGTTTGACACTGGCGAGGAAATTAAGCTTTCTCCACCACTAGCTGAAGGCGGGGCATCTGGACGCATTAAACTGGCTATTGGTGATTGGAATGGCGATGGTGTATGGGAT includes:
- a CDS encoding glycoside hydrolase, which gives rise to MQWISEVTYQDPSTKTYLGSPSLVRTPSGHILATHDYFGPGSPRNHEGEECLTTVYRSEDDGKTWNQITHIVGAFWSSLFVHKDMVYLLGTSAHNGHIVIRRSSDEGNTWTHPSDSKSGLLFRGGPGQIGPNYHCAPTPVVNIHGRLYRAFENIDPPVFASGFRSFVISCDAGADLLDSGNWRKSNELVYDQDADPEDWGGSAGAGWLEGNIVETPSGEIWNILRTRTTPVVDRATIIRVDEGGLRVSCSPFDYIEFPGGKTKFTIRHDSTTGRYWTLSNPCVNPVYHFQRNVLALFYSNDLRRWHYVKTLMDDDNGLSEPDAAQKIGYQYVDWQFDGDDIIYLVRTAYGGAHNFHDSNRITFGRVNDFRDLPS
- a CDS encoding LamG domain-containing protein, whose product is MFNARGSDGTWIFHPEVRTNGKYRWLVRTSNMQTVFDMQVGMVVWDEWVHFAAVYSATEGYGAVYINGEEVFKQVVSRGMCMMQDWDMGARIGLTIDDARPFGGLMDDFIIWNKALSSDEIKSVMKNGI
- a CDS encoding extracellular solute-binding protein, producing MHSRRTICFVLVLVLAMIAGTVYSQEPIVLEHMVWQFMFGEDIEFLEELADEFMALNPDIEIRLEIQRNVVDALTVRTAAGIPPDVIAISSFDALQFALKGILLDLTELMENDPDFHEDAFIPGMLQSYTYEGESVLRYGMPYQVLTWTASYNKSHFDEAAIPYPEEGPKWTWETARELGRKLTQRTPEGSTKQYGLVIDGSKRVDWAYWMALTHQAGGGIFDKIVGPSSSNFQSQAARDAIDYLMSLYDEGVAPLWVSEPGNIGISYNNVSISLHDIPSTIDNYKITLGKSASVGHIRQPMGPVQDGWFSDGQGFAIHSQSKNMDAAWEWVKFLTLRKESGEKLVDDRSRINALRENLTYYAEHSDLFTIQAVLDAVSNPNNVPRFVVTDPRFWSQVVNIQMQHVATKQTGLEAALAEIDRLSGGFLAH
- a CDS encoding FG-GAP-like repeat-containing protein gives rise to the protein MIPKWSSRYVVQLTLGVILGFLLAMSCVLVVAEGGEQSIFTIIATTTNTKGAFSNAPVQLNLSFPEILRALGVEGKVDPRSIRVQQDGFDVPFRLSDSILSTGEGTVSWRKNINGEEDFAILFALEEEGVDYDYPKHIPLIGNGDYFTYGLRGTVGDFVGWLAHRVDIVDWYGTGENLILVSGHEGTHQAAASLFRLEGFTSEGSPIIRQVLPIPIQESIVVADFRENGLFDLLAFSTSHSNIIWHQNIGAPGAPEFLQSELLTAGGTVYSPGRGNAIRGIEVVDWTGDGRKDLLIGTSEASGTYGAIYLLENIGSSEQPKFAAPRVLQAEGELIRIDRGFVRPAAYDSDVDGVYHLITGNRLGDLLFIRNVGEKGDPRLLPPVNVFDADGESMRLPYQMHYVVVHDLDGDGLQDLLIAPDEPFLLYAKNTGRTKDGIPVFDDPVPFQQVDPALSPGSLAVPQFVSLLDGEGPSIVAGASPGYVHLFRNQGQGLLPEFDQGKRLQIKGETVRIQAGPTGSLLGPSEANWGYTAPLVTDWTHNGQLDIVLGSILTNYRVFADLIFEPVFEATAQKFVLNEYGGPFRTVHRVRPAAVDLDGNGLNGFLGLDPGGFLSYWDRQDDPFRVGPARRLEFDTGEEIKLSPPLAEGGASGRIKLAIGDWNGDGVWDIVLGTPMTHLNDYAPFRHATVFVLENVGSNTEPRLRKPEPIKTGNGNYLWFGIHSAAPALVDLDGDGHLDLVVGSENGRLYYYARSYLEGETTVEIKTVCGGPEAAFLTMAELSLSPIGIPTEGMQLWLRADHGVHTDTGVVTMWEDQSGRNHDAMAEPGLEPVLLTSGIANLPAISFDGSRSCLIVEHDDGLNAGDGLSVFVVYRYYGGFRLAQKRDNNNGITNSAWFLMPQNGLAIGGAYRNEGNAAFPAVIPQLQSNVYNAEHNEIRIFRNGVLLTTLYGVEPQIANEDALYIGKRNYAGFTEGYLKGEIAELIIYNRALSDIERCEVEAYLKRKYGL